Proteins co-encoded in one Sphingopyxis sp. BE259 genomic window:
- the purT gene encoding formate-dependent phosphoribosylglycinamide formyltransferase, which translates to MTPTATILLLGSGELGREFVISAKRLGCRVIACDSYDGAPAMQVADAFEVFSMLDGDALRAAIAKHQPDHIVPEVEAIRTEILAEVEAAGFHVVPSARAAQLTMNRDAIRDLAASELGLATSTFEYAETLEELRAAAARIGFPLVVKPVMSSSGKGQSTVKSEADIDAAWDYAAAGMRGDRLRVIAEAFIDFDYEITLLTVRHKGGVAFCPPIGHRQERGDYRESWQPAAMSDAALASAQDMATKVVDALGGHGIFGVEFFVKGDAVIFSELSPRPHDTGMVTLISQSLSEFDLHARAILGLPIPAIAVPDASASAVLLADRDASDFAITGLADALTAPNPETAIDVRIFGKPITRPYRRMGVTLARVASGTTDDARAAAVAAAAKLAIDY; encoded by the coding sequence ATGACCCCTACCGCCACCATCCTGCTGCTCGGTTCGGGCGAGCTTGGCCGCGAATTCGTCATTTCGGCGAAGCGGCTCGGCTGCCGCGTGATCGCTTGCGACAGCTATGACGGCGCCCCCGCAATGCAGGTCGCCGACGCCTTCGAGGTCTTTTCGATGCTCGACGGCGACGCGCTGCGCGCCGCGATCGCAAAGCACCAGCCCGACCATATCGTCCCCGAGGTCGAGGCGATCCGCACCGAAATCCTGGCCGAAGTCGAAGCGGCAGGGTTCCACGTCGTTCCCTCCGCCCGCGCAGCGCAGCTGACGATGAACCGCGACGCGATCCGCGACCTTGCCGCCAGCGAGCTCGGCCTCGCCACCTCGACCTTCGAATATGCCGAAACGCTTGAGGAACTGCGCGCCGCCGCAGCGCGCATCGGCTTTCCGCTGGTGGTCAAGCCGGTGATGTCGTCGTCGGGCAAGGGCCAGAGCACCGTAAAAAGCGAAGCCGACATCGATGCAGCGTGGGACTATGCCGCCGCCGGGATGCGCGGCGACCGGCTGCGCGTGATCGCCGAAGCGTTCATCGATTTCGATTACGAGATCACCCTGCTGACCGTCCGCCACAAGGGCGGTGTCGCCTTTTGCCCCCCGATCGGCCACCGGCAGGAACGCGGCGATTACCGCGAGAGCTGGCAGCCCGCGGCAATGTCGGATGCCGCCCTCGCCAGCGCGCAGGACATGGCGACCAAGGTCGTCGATGCCCTCGGCGGCCACGGCATCTTTGGCGTCGAATTTTTCGTCAAGGGTGACGCGGTGATCTTCTCCGAACTTTCGCCGCGCCCGCACGACACCGGAATGGTGACGCTGATTTCGCAGAGCTTGTCCGAATTCGATCTCCACGCGCGCGCCATTCTCGGCCTGCCGATCCCCGCCATCGCCGTCCCCGATGCCAGTGCGAGCGCGGTCCTGCTCGCGGACCGCGACGCGAGCGACTTCGCGATCACCGGCCTCGCCGACGCGCTCACCGCGCCGAATCCCGAAACCGCGATCGACGTCCGCATCTTTGGCAAGCCCATCACCCGCCCGTACCGCCGCATGGGCGTGACGCTGGCGCGGGTCGCGAGTGGCACGACCGACGACGCGCGCGCCGCCGCGGTCGCAGCGGCGGCAAAACTGGCGATCGATTATTGA
- a CDS encoding GFA family protein produces MDRIETQASGGCQCGAVRYHVTAVLDTSHICHCRMCQKAAGNFFAALIGVPRDAITWTRGQPATFNSSDKAARGFCRSCGTPLLYDYAESKHINLTTGSFDEPARFAPKVEFGLEGRLPCFAALPLQAEGTTEETMAAYVGAIQATNHQHPDHDTESWPA; encoded by the coding sequence ATGGACCGGATCGAAACCCAGGCCTCAGGCGGCTGCCAGTGCGGCGCGGTGCGTTACCACGTAACCGCTGTGCTCGACACGTCGCATATCTGCCATTGCCGGATGTGCCAGAAGGCGGCGGGGAATTTCTTTGCCGCGCTGATCGGCGTGCCGCGCGACGCCATCACGTGGACGCGCGGACAACCGGCGACGTTCAACAGTTCGGACAAGGCGGCGCGCGGGTTCTGCCGGAGTTGTGGGACGCCGCTGCTTTACGATTATGCCGAGAGCAAACATATCAACCTGACCACCGGCTCGTTCGACGAGCCCGCACGTTTTGCGCCCAAGGTCGAATTTGGCCTCGAAGGCCGCCTGCCCTGTTTCGCTGCCCTCCCGCTCCAGGCCGAAGGCACGACCGAGGAAACGATGGCGGCCTATGTCGGTGCGATCCAAGCGACCAATCACCAGCACCCCGACCATGACACCGAAAGTTGGCCCGCATGA